The following coding sequences are from one Megachile rotundata isolate GNS110a chromosome 13, iyMegRotu1, whole genome shotgun sequence window:
- the LOC100879197 gene encoding venom protease, with amino-acid sequence MRVYKRFLLFSSSIVRFTVLCPLTSNSSRDSRMKSSEAQPGTCFPIFLCFLFIPWYGQSFIINNVTDSRRNPERRKSEGSCIRLRERMGHCEYLNRCFLEYGSNFTLAMKHTCTVDKAFVGVCCEHPRHSDENLADVLPTIAVNVRSDSTRIVWEEPSTSAPENPERPKGCGTSSNGRTRLVGGVPAEPGEWPWMVALLRKDRSQFCGGVLVTDRHIITAAHCVNRLQREDIKVRLGEYDLMSEEETRARDFAVSEIRVHPEYDSTSYANDIAIVKLHRPTVFDTYVWPVCLPPVGDTFENKSAVVIGWGMQYYGGPTSTVLMEAQIPIWPQNRCVRSFVQRIDSNVMCAGAYEGGRDACQGDSGGPLLLRLENGRWVNVGIVSWGIRCGEPGIPGIYTRVSSYLDWIFENAVF; translated from the exons ATGCGAGTATATAAGCGCTTCCTGCTTTTTAGTAGTTCCATTGTCCGTTTTACTGTCCTATGTCCGTTGACTAGTAATAGCTCTCGCGACTCAAGGATGAAATCCTCAGAAGCGCAACCTGGAACGTGTTTCCCGATTTTCCTGTGTTTCTTATTCATCCCCTGGTACGGCCAGTCGTTTATCATCAACAATGTTACCG ATTCAAGGAGGAATCCGGAGCGACGGAAGTCAGAG GGATCTTGCATCCGGCTGAGAGAGAGAATGGGACACTGCGAATATTTGAACAGATGCTTCCTCGAGTACGGATCGAACTTCACGCTCGCTATGAAGCACACGTGCACGGTCGACAAAGC ATTCGTCGGCGTCTGTTGCGAGCACCCGAGGCACTCCGACGAGAACCTCGCTGATGTCCTTCCGACCATTGCCG TGAACGTCCGATCTGACTCTACGAGAATCGTTTGGGAAGAGCCATCCACGTCCGCACCCGAGAACCCGGAAAGACCCAAAGGATGCGGGACGAGTTCTAACGGGCGGACCAGACTGGTGGGCGGTGTACCGGCCGAACCCGGAGAGTGGCCTTGGATGGTAGCTCTTTTGAGAAAAGATCGCAGTCAGTTTTGCGGTGGGGTACTAGTCACCGATAGACATATTATAACAGCGGCTCATTGCGTCAACAG ACTCCAGCGTGAGGACATCAAGGTTAGATTGGGAGAGTACGATTTGATGTCGGAGGAGGAGACCAGAGCCAGAGACTTTGCTGTCTCGGAGATACGAGTGCATCCGGAGTATGATTCTACTTCGTACGCTAATGACATCGCGATTGTTAAGTTGCATCGACCGACAGTGTTCGACACCTACGTTTGGCCCGTGTGTCTGCCGCCCGTCGGGGACACGTTCGAGAACAAGAGCGCGGTTGTCATCG GCTGGGGTATGCAGTACTACGGTGGTCCTACAAGTACCGTTTTGATGGAAGCGCAGATTCCGATCTGGCCACAGAACAGATGCGTTCGCAGCTTCGTCCAACGAATCGACAGCAACGTGATGTGCGCCGGAGCTTACGAGGGCGGACGAGACGCCTGTCAG GGCGACTCCGGAGGACCGTTGCTGCTTCGACTCGAGAACGGCAGATGGGTGAACGTCGGGATAGTGTCTTGGGGCATCCGCTGCGGGGAGCCCGGTATTCCAGGCATATACACGCGTGTCAGCTCTTACCTGGACTGGATATTCGAGAACGCAGTGTTTTAG
- the LOC100879309 gene encoding uncharacterized protein LOC100879309, with product MERICLAILVAMCSGSSGQWSPDWVSGLSRNIEALNRNIQENVRQVNLGVQEAVRGSLEQARQATNEKLISGDVQIIGGNNAIVSNQDGVKFVRSGHTSDGKPYTRESSEQIVGDVLRHVLKVYYPATNTTAVHGYTLDLKDPNAKPVPINGDK from the exons ATGGAGCGTATCTGTCTGGCGATACTCGTCGCGATGTGCAG CGGAAGCAGCGGCCAGTGGTCGCCCGATTGGGTGAGCGGACTGTCGCGAAACATCGAGGCGTTGAACAGGAACATTCAAGAGAACGTGCGACAGGTGAACCTAGGAGTGCAAGAAGCGGTGCGAGGCAGCTTGGAGCAGGCTCGTCAAGCAACGAACGAGAAATTGA TTTCAGGTGACGTGCAAATAATCGGAGGCAACAACGCCATCGTGTCGAACCAGGACGGCGTCAAGTTCGTGCGGTCCGGCCACACGTCCGACGGCAAGCCGTACACCCGTGAGAGCTCGGAGCAGATCGTGGGCGACGTTCTCCGACACGTCCTGAAAGTTTACTATCCCGCCACGAACACCACCGCGGTGCACGGCTACACGTTGGATCTAAAGGACCCGAACGCCAAACCAGTTCCGATAAACGGCGATAAATAG